One window of Chamaesiphon minutus PCC 6605 genomic DNA carries:
- a CDS encoding DUF2993 domain-containing protein, whose product MELITIILSGITALFSLTGVVVDKNVEAALLSQLDRAEQLQVRTDNAPPHQIINGKINKLRIAGRGLWVTRDLRIDTLEIETDPLALDLKALQADGQTPRSSSLQQPIQAGVKLKFNEEDLNNFLKSPDAIAQLQKMTTSTLGGAAAGSLNKDYQITNPQVRFLANNRIAIRAELQDPASSEKIAVNLETGVSVIGGRKFQLVEPAATVGSTPVPQFLLAGLTAGMDERLNVDILEQRGLTARILQFKVNPQQLELAAFVRLTGRKE is encoded by the coding sequence ATGGAACTAATCACCATCATCCTCTCCGGTATTACCGCATTATTTTCACTCACTGGAGTAGTGGTCGATAAAAATGTGGAAGCTGCCTTATTGTCCCAGCTCGATCGGGCAGAACAACTGCAAGTGAGAACTGATAACGCGCCCCCGCACCAGATTATCAACGGAAAAATTAACAAATTGCGGATTGCCGGACGGGGGTTGTGGGTGACTCGCGATCTGCGGATCGATACTTTAGAGATCGAAACCGACCCGCTAGCACTCGATCTTAAAGCACTCCAGGCTGATGGACAAACCCCCCGATCGTCCTCGCTCCAGCAGCCAATTCAGGCAGGTGTTAAGTTAAAGTTTAATGAGGAGGATTTAAATAATTTTCTAAAGTCTCCGGATGCGATCGCCCAACTCCAGAAAATGACTACTAGTACTCTCGGTGGTGCGGCGGCTGGTTCTCTTAACAAAGATTACCAAATTACCAATCCGCAAGTGAGGTTTTTGGCGAACAATCGCATCGCCATTCGGGCCGAACTCCAAGACCCTGCTTCTAGTGAAAAAATTGCTGTCAATCTCGAAACAGGTGTCAGCGTCATCGGTGGTCGCAAGTTTCAATTAGTGGAGCCTGCTGCTACAGTTGGTAGCACGCCAGTCCCGCAATTTTTGCTGGCTGGCTTGACTGCTGGAATGGACGAACGGCTGAATGTAGATATATTGGAGCAGCGCGGTTTGACAGCCAGAATTCTCCAGTTCAAAGTCAACCCCCAACAACTAGAACTAGCTGCTTTTGTCCGCTTAACCGGACGCAAAGAGTGA
- a CDS encoding GerMN domain-containing protein translates to MEERKSISKNVVATISALVLAATVTGGGIAWFTMQNRPQAIAPNTVNPSNPATIDPAQVQTPTATPIPTPPSSVDTPTVPDQTPTAGIKTTKSTTPSFAKNTDTVKIWRLDDDGKKTFLVSQDRPNPDTSSTASSPDARVKSSLSTLIASAGKPEGKLTSTIPVGTKLLSAKVMADGIHVDLSKEFTQGYGATSMIGRLGQVVYTATTQNPTAPVWITVEGKKLEVLGDVGVEVRQPVTRESYNRDFPITPSTTNP, encoded by the coding sequence ATGGAAGAACGAAAATCTATATCTAAAAATGTAGTTGCTACCATTTCAGCACTAGTTTTAGCGGCGACTGTTACGGGTGGAGGCATTGCCTGGTTTACGATGCAAAATCGCCCCCAAGCGATCGCCCCCAACACAGTAAATCCATCCAACCCTGCTACAATCGATCCGGCGCAAGTGCAGACGCCTACGGCTACGCCGATTCCGACGCCACCCAGCTCGGTTGACACCCCCACCGTTCCCGACCAAACACCAACCGCTGGCATCAAGACTACCAAGTCTACCACCCCATCGTTCGCTAAAAACACCGATACAGTCAAAATTTGGCGATTGGATGATGATGGTAAGAAGACTTTTTTGGTATCCCAAGATCGACCCAATCCCGATACTAGTAGTACGGCTTCTAGCCCAGATGCGCGTGTCAAAAGTTCGCTGTCTACCTTGATCGCCTCCGCAGGTAAGCCCGAGGGTAAACTGACCTCGACAATCCCGGTGGGTACGAAACTATTGAGTGCCAAAGTGATGGCAGATGGTATTCATGTCGATCTATCCAAGGAGTTTACCCAAGGATATGGAGCGACTTCGATGATTGGGAGGTTGGGCCAAGTCGTGTACACGGCTACAACTCAAAACCCAACCGCTCCCGTGTGGATTACAGTCGAAGGTAAGAAATTAGAAGTACTAGGCGACGTTGGGGTCGAAGTTAGACAACCAGTCACGCGTGAAAGTTACAATCGGGATTTCCCAATTACGCCCAGCACGACTAACCCGTAA
- the accB gene encoding acetyl-CoA carboxylase biotin carboxyl carrier protein: MTIDFKELSELLAAIAANNITELTLKNSDFELTVSKGQPLISTGGSSTTIADINSTVISVPTPEYQPAAIEQRPTTPTIDSKWIEIKSPMVGTFYRSPAPDEPPFASIGDRIRAGQTVCIIEAMKLMNEIEAESAGQVMQVLVENGQPIEFGQPLMYVNPS, from the coding sequence ATGACAATTGATTTTAAAGAACTTAGCGAACTGTTGGCTGCAATTGCTGCTAATAATATTACTGAATTGACGCTCAAAAACTCAGACTTTGAACTCACTGTCAGTAAGGGACAGCCATTAATTAGCACGGGTGGAAGCTCGACGACGATCGCCGATATCAATTCAACAGTCATCTCTGTGCCCACACCCGAATACCAACCTGCGGCGATCGAGCAGCGGCCTACGACGCCGACTATCGATAGCAAGTGGATCGAAATCAAGTCACCAATGGTCGGTACATTTTACCGTTCTCCCGCCCCTGACGAACCACCATTTGCATCGATCGGCGATCGAATTCGGGCGGGACAAACTGTCTGTATCATCGAAGCCATGAAGCTGATGAATGAAATCGAAGCCGAATCGGCGGGACAAGTCATGCAGGTACTAGTAGAAAATGGTCAACCCATCGAATTTGGACAACCATTGATGTATGTCAATCCTAGCTAG
- the efp gene encoding elongation factor P yields MISSNDFRPGVSIEWKGGVWKIVESLHVKPGKGSAFVRTKLKNVQSGSVVEETFRAGETMPQATLEKIKMQHTYKDGDQFVFMDMESFEESNLTPTQIGPNVKYLKEGMEVSIVRWGEQIMEVELPNTVVLVVTDTDPGMKGDTATGGSKPAIVETGAQVTVPLFISIGEKIKIDTRTDQYVGRES; encoded by the coding sequence ATGATTTCCAGTAATGACTTTAGACCTGGTGTATCCATTGAGTGGAAGGGAGGCGTATGGAAGATCGTCGAATCTCTCCATGTCAAACCTGGTAAAGGTTCGGCGTTTGTACGAACGAAGCTCAAAAATGTGCAGAGTGGTAGCGTTGTGGAAGAAACATTCCGCGCTGGGGAAACCATGCCCCAAGCAACGCTAGAAAAAATCAAAATGCAACATACATACAAAGACGGCGATCAATTTGTGTTTATGGATATGGAGTCTTTTGAAGAGTCCAATCTCACTCCCACCCAAATTGGCCCGAATGTTAAGTATCTCAAAGAAGGGATGGAAGTCAGCATCGTTCGTTGGGGCGAACAAATTATGGAAGTAGAACTGCCCAATACCGTCGTGCTGGTCGTCACCGATACCGATCCCGGCATGAAAGGAGATACGGCAACGGGTGGTAGTAAACCTGCAATCGTCGAAACTGGCGCACAGGTAACGGTACCTTTGTTTATCAGTATCGGTGAAAAAATCAAGATCGATACCCGTACCGACCAATATGTTGGCAGAGAAAGCTAA
- a CDS encoding IS1 family transposase (programmed frameshift) yields MECPECKSTRVNKNGHKAGKQNHICVDCGRQFIDCYQTDQGYGEEIKKECLLMYVNGMGFRAIERIKGVHHTSIINWVKQVGELLPNAYAPEIIPQVGELDELETFVGSKKTKFWLWTAVNHFHPGILGWVLGDHSAKTFQPLWELVSSWKCYFYITDGWPVYPIFIPDGDQIICKTYMTRVEGENTRLRHYLARLHRKTLCYSKSKEMLAHSVRLLIHYLKFWDVPIPYSANY; encoded by the exons ATCGAATGTCCAGAGTGTAAGTCAACTCGTGTTAATAAAAATGGGCATAAAGCAGGCAAACAGAATCATATCTGTGTTGATTGCGGCAGACAATTCATAGATTGTTATCAAACTGATCAAGGTTATGGAGAAGAAATTAAAAAAGAATGTCTCCTCATGTATGTAAATGGGATGGGTTTCAGAGCAATTGAGCGAATTAAGGGAGTACATCATACAAGTATTATTAATTGGGTTAAGCAAGTCGGTGAATTACTCCCAAATGCTTATGCACCAGAAATAATTCCACAAGTAGGAGAGCTGGATGAACTAGAAACATTTGTTGGCTCAAAAAAAACAAAAT TCTGGCTCTGGACGGCAGTAAATCACTTTCACCCAGGAATTTTAGGATGGGTACTGGGCGACCACAGTGCAAAAACTTTTCAGCCATTATGGGAACTAGTCAGTAGCTGGAAATGCTACTTTTACATCACGGATGGATGGCCAGTCTACCCGATATTTATTCCAGATGGAGACCAGATTATTTGTAAAACTTATATGACTAGAGTAGAGGGAGAAAATACAAGGCTTAGACACTATTTAGCCAGACTTCATCGCAAGACGCTTTGCTATTCTAAGTCGAAAGAAATGCTGGCACATTCAGTTAGATTACTAATTCACTATCTCAAGTTCTGGGATGTTCCCATCCCATATTCAGCTAACTATTAA
- the hisB gene encoding imidazoleglycerol-phosphate dehydratase HisB has product MPTEIAPHLKLAANLPPEHRVATVHRRTGETDVTVTIDLDGTGVCHAQTGVPFLDHMLHQISSHGLFDLHITATGDIEIDDHHTNEDVGITLGMALGKALGDRKGIVRFGHFVAPLDEALVQVALDFSGRPHLSYGLEIPTQRVGTYDTQLVREFFVAVVNHSLMTLHIRQLDGINSHHIIEATFKSFARAMRMATELDLRRMGSIPSSKGVL; this is encoded by the coding sequence ATGCCCACAGAGATCGCTCCTCACCTCAAACTTGCTGCTAATTTGCCACCCGAACATCGAGTTGCGACAGTTCATCGTCGCACTGGTGAAACCGATGTCACCGTGACGATCGATCTCGATGGTACGGGGGTCTGTCACGCGCAGACAGGCGTACCATTTCTCGATCACATGCTCCACCAAATCTCGTCCCACGGCTTATTCGATCTCCACATTACCGCTACAGGAGATATCGAAATTGACGATCACCATACGAATGAGGATGTGGGTATTACCTTGGGTATGGCTTTGGGCAAAGCTTTAGGCGATCGCAAAGGAATCGTCCGCTTCGGTCATTTCGTTGCACCATTAGACGAAGCGTTAGTCCAAGTGGCTCTAGATTTTTCCGGTCGTCCCCACCTCAGTTATGGTTTAGAGATTCCCACCCAACGCGTCGGAACTTACGATACACAATTAGTTCGCGAATTTTTTGTAGCAGTGGTCAACCACAGTTTGATGACGCTACACATTCGGCAATTAGATGGCATCAATTCCCACCATATTATCGAAGCTACATTCAAATCTTTTGCCAGAGCGATGCGGATGGCTACAGAACTCGACCTGCGGCGGATGGGTAGCATTCCTAGCTCTAAAGGGGTGTTGTAA
- a CDS encoding response regulator, with amino-acid sequence MSGMSMGDVLIPGETLPLIPYQSQDLARLIESFRQQQASGTLQLEVEVQTGKYWQRVLMWYKGEITYGGNKLIDRGELVRTLVQKFKPEYAQSIEGWLIQQLVYPHSSRELLTFLVQRQVLTWEQIDTWAQGQVVFALEQAIGFPGKYRFVPQTEVDFYHGADGCGLNWQQLMMTVNTRQQYWSKITNLIPSIAAVPLPPTPAMLAKIAEAAIEQHSRKWFDGQRTIVDIATALERDPLQVARSYAQWAQMGWMHCQKPIDVVVEPQAPAELPIVLSVDDSPIVQTRIKRALSDHCEVLLANDAMSALHLLARQPVDLLLLDVTMPGIDGIELCQTLRRMSKFTQLPIVMLTAKDKSYDRALAEMVGATEYLTKPLNDEKLVAIVNQYTKGGHIQ; translated from the coding sequence ATGAGTGGAATGTCTATGGGTGATGTCTTAATACCAGGGGAAACATTGCCACTAATTCCCTATCAATCACAGGATCTCGCTCGGCTGATCGAATCTTTTCGACAACAGCAGGCGAGTGGAACTTTGCAGCTTGAAGTAGAAGTACAGACTGGCAAATATTGGCAACGAGTTTTGATGTGGTATAAAGGCGAAATTACCTATGGGGGTAATAAGCTAATCGATCGTGGCGAACTAGTTAGGACGCTCGTTCAAAAATTCAAACCAGAATACGCGCAATCGATCGAGGGTTGGCTGATCCAACAGTTAGTCTATCCTCATTCTAGTCGCGAACTATTAACATTTTTGGTGCAAAGACAGGTGTTGACGTGGGAACAGATCGATACTTGGGCGCAAGGACAGGTGGTCTTCGCCCTCGAACAAGCGATCGGGTTTCCTGGTAAATATCGGTTCGTACCGCAGACAGAGGTTGACTTCTATCATGGAGCCGACGGCTGTGGTTTGAACTGGCAACAATTGATGATGACAGTCAATACCCGCCAGCAGTATTGGAGCAAAATTACAAATTTAATTCCGAGCATTGCCGCCGTACCGTTGCCCCCGACGCCAGCGATGCTGGCCAAAATCGCCGAAGCAGCGATCGAGCAACATTCGCGCAAATGGTTTGACGGACAAAGAACGATCGTTGATATTGCCACTGCTTTGGAGCGAGATCCGCTCCAAGTTGCCCGCTCCTACGCGCAATGGGCGCAAATGGGGTGGATGCACTGCCAAAAGCCGATCGATGTCGTGGTGGAGCCACAAGCCCCCGCAGAATTGCCGATCGTCTTATCGGTAGACGACAGCCCGATCGTGCAAACGCGGATCAAGCGAGCCTTGAGCGACCATTGTGAGGTCTTGCTGGCTAATGATGCGATGAGTGCCTTGCATCTACTCGCGCGGCAGCCTGTGGACTTACTGTTACTGGATGTAACGATGCCCGGTATCGATGGCATCGAGCTATGTCAGACCTTACGCCGGATGAGTAAATTTACGCAACTGCCGATCGTCATGCTCACCGCCAAAGATAAGAGCTACGATCGCGCTCTAGCCGAGATGGTAGGCGCGACTGAGTATCTGACTAAGCCTTTAAATGATGAAAAATTGGTGGCAATTGTGAATCAATACACTAAAGGTGGGCATATTCAATAA